Proteins encoded together in one Campylobacter concisus window:
- the ftsA gene encoding cell division protein FtsA, whose amino-acid sequence MSTRILGIDVGSFQICAVIAEQNDDGIKIIGIGTEKAQGIKKGAINNIELAAKSIKNALIEAQKVAGTHYERVVVSISGKYTKSVNSSGVVNIPNHEIGIKEIERAMQMADHNAETSPEYEKLHVLPYNFKVDGQEFIEDPIGMNGTRLEVQTHIISIQKSQLSNLRKAVNLAGVQVDNVVLSGYASAIATLTKDEKELGVALIDMGGETCNMVVHAGNSLRYNSYLHVGSANITIDLSMALHTPLPKAEEIKLEYGKLVNKSVDLIELPRLGDEQKTHEVSLDVISNVISARAEETVMVLANMLEDSGYKDLVGAGIVLTGGMTKLDGLKDLASAIFDNMPVRIARPKEMDGLYEILRDPANSCAIGLCMYGAGEFTPYEIDSEKKMRYKGELRSKPKANFNIFEEEKKEKFEIKKQDKDDFEEGIELVNMDINLEQTNNKNELANIADISKQEKKPSALKKFWHSMTQLF is encoded by the coding sequence TTGAGTACTAGAATTTTAGGCATAGATGTCGGATCATTTCAAATTTGCGCCGTTATAGCAGAGCAAAATGATGATGGCATAAAGATAATAGGAATAGGCACAGAAAAAGCACAAGGTATAAAAAAAGGTGCTATAAACAACATTGAACTAGCTGCAAAATCTATAAAAAACGCACTCATAGAAGCACAAAAAGTTGCGGGTACACACTACGAAAGAGTAGTAGTTTCGATATCTGGAAAATATACTAAAAGTGTAAATAGCAGTGGCGTAGTAAATATACCAAATCATGAAATAGGCATAAAAGAGATAGAGCGTGCCATGCAGATGGCAGATCACAATGCCGAGACTTCACCAGAATATGAAAAACTTCATGTCTTGCCTTACAACTTTAAGGTGGATGGACAAGAATTTATAGAAGATCCTATTGGCATGAATGGCACTAGACTTGAAGTGCAAACGCATATCATAAGTATTCAAAAATCACAACTAAGCAACCTAAGAAAGGCTGTAAATTTAGCAGGTGTGCAGGTTGATAATGTAGTTCTTTCTGGTTACGCTTCAGCCATAGCAACACTAACAAAAGACGAAAAAGAACTTGGTGTTGCACTTATAGATATGGGCGGCGAGACATGTAATATGGTAGTGCACGCTGGAAATTCACTAAGATATAACTCATATCTACACGTTGGCTCTGCAAATATAACCATAGATCTTTCAATGGCGCTTCATACTCCTTTACCAAAAGCTGAAGAGATAAAACTAGAATATGGCAAGCTAGTAAATAAATCAGTTGATCTTATCGAGCTTCCAAGACTTGGCGATGAGCAAAAAACTCACGAAGTTTCACTTGATGTTATATCAAATGTCATCTCAGCTAGAGCAGAAGAGACTGTGATGGTACTTGCAAATATGCTTGAAGATAGTGGATATAAAGATCTTGTTGGTGCTGGTATAGTACTAACTGGCGGCATGACAAAGCTTGATGGGTTAAAAGACCTAGCTTCTGCGATATTTGACAACATGCCAGTTAGGATCGCTAGACCAAAAGAGATGGATGGTTTATATGAAATTTTAAGAGATCCAGCAAATTCTTGTGCGATAGGACTTTGTATGTATGGTGCTGGTGAATTTACACCTTATGAGATAGACTCAGAAAAAAAGATGAGATATAAAGGTGAGTTAAGATCAAAGCCAAAAGCAAATTTCAATATTTTTGAAGAAGAGAAAAAAGAGAAATTTGAAATAAAAAAACAGGATAAAGATGATTTTGAAGAGGGCATTGAGCTTGTAAATATGGATATAAATTTAGAGCAAACAAACAACAAAAACGAGCTTGCAAATATCGCTGATATAAGCAAGCAAGAAAAAAAACCAAGTGCTTTAAAGAAATTTTGGCACAGCATGACACAACTATTTTGA
- a CDS encoding class II aldolase and adducin N-terminal domain-containing protein — MDLLHSTNEIKKISLSMFRKNFFGVFHGSISARVEKNQFIINKQSAIFDDLQDSDLTLLSSKKDYRWNDASLDADIHLNIYKNINEAKFVCYAMPPYVTAYAMKHEKIAPKDYFGCMRFNEILVYDPKQFDDWYERAETEIYRAMIEKNTNVVVIKGYGVYAYSRSPQLLAKDIALLENSCKLLHFTGDYSDFSI; from the coding sequence ATGGACTTATTGCACTCAACAAATGAGATAAAAAAGATATCTCTTTCGATGTTTAGAAAGAATTTTTTTGGTGTTTTTCATGGTTCTATCTCAGCAAGAGTAGAAAAAAATCAATTCATCATCAACAAGCAAAGTGCCATTTTTGACGACTTGCAAGATAGTGATCTAACACTTCTCTCATCAAAAAAAGACTACCGATGGAATGATGCAAGCTTAGATGCTGATATACACTTAAATATCTACAAAAACATAAATGAAGCAAAATTTGTCTGCTACGCCATGCCTCCATACGTGACAGCTTATGCAATGAAACATGAAAAGATCGCACCAAAAGACTATTTTGGATGCATGAGATTTAATGAAATTTTAGTCTATGATCCAAAGCAGTTTGACGACTGGTATGAGCGTGCTGAGACAGAAATTTATAGAGCGATGATAGAGAAAAACACTAACGTCGTCGTGATCAAAGGATACGGCGTTTACGCGTATAGCAGGAGCCCTCAGCTACTTGCAAAAGATATAGCCTTGTTAGAAAATAGCTGCAAACTGCTTCATTTTACTGGTGATTACAGCGATTTTAGCATTTAA
- the rsmH gene encoding 16S rRNA (cytosine(1402)-N(4))-methyltransferase RsmH, translating to MQSPHISVLLDEVLSFFKDLRGNFIDCTLGYAGHSSAILSQNANLNLIACDKDIEAINFSLKKLEPFGSRVKIYKSNFSELISKLSSDEISNVRGILADIGVSSLQIDKDDRGFSLGSSTLDMRMDKERGFSAYDVVNGYSFDELVRIFRDYGELKNASGIANKIINARNLGKITSAKELANIIGTAQIKGRGVSPAILAFQAIRIEVNGELDELTNLLDSIEKGGFKDCLVAIITFHSLEDRIVKERFKKWANSCICPPGIYRCECGNNHELGEILTKKPLTASQSELAQNSRSKSAKLRVFKIKG from the coding sequence TTGCAAAGTCCGCATATTAGCGTTTTACTTGACGAAGTTTTATCATTTTTTAAAGACCTGCGTGGAAATTTTATAGATTGCACGCTTGGATATGCTGGACATTCTAGTGCCATTTTGTCTCAAAATGCAAATTTAAATTTGATCGCTTGCGACAAAGACATCGAAGCTATAAATTTCTCGCTCAAAAAACTTGAGCCATTTGGCAGTAGAGTGAAAATTTATAAGAGCAATTTCTCTGAGCTTATTAGCAAACTTAGCAGCGATGAAATTTCAAATGTTAGAGGGATTTTAGCTGACATTGGCGTTAGCTCTTTACAGATAGATAAAGATGATAGGGGCTTTAGTCTTGGCTCAAGCACGCTTGATATGCGCATGGATAAAGAGCGAGGTTTTAGTGCCTATGACGTGGTAAATGGCTACTCGTTTGATGAGTTAGTTAGGATTTTTAGGGATTATGGCGAGCTAAAAAATGCCTCTGGGATCGCAAATAAGATAATAAATGCTAGAAATTTAGGCAAGATAACAAGCGCAAAAGAGCTTGCAAACATAATAGGCACAGCTCAGATAAAAGGGCGTGGTGTTAGCCCTGCGATCCTTGCCTTTCAGGCGATCAGGATAGAGGTAAATGGCGAGCTAGATGAGCTAACAAATTTGCTTGATAGCATAGAAAAGGGCGGTTTTAAAGATTGCTTGGTGGCGATCATAACATTTCACTCGCTTGAAGATAGGATCGTAAAAGAGCGCTTCAAAAAGTGGGCAAACAGCTGTATCTGTCCGCCTGGCATCTACCGATGTGAGTGCGGAAACAACCACGAGCTGGGCGAAATTTTAACCAAAAAGCCACTAACAGCAAGCCAAAGTGAGCTAGCGCAAAACTCACGAAGCAAGAGCGCAAAACTGCGTGTTTTTAAGATAAAAGGATAA
- the msrB gene encoding peptide-methionine (R)-S-oxide reductase MsrB, translating into MKKILNFLLVFIVFLGVNLMAKDEFLKERTMAGQNLKEIYLAGGCFWGIQGYFKKIFGVVDTKVGYANGKSESTSYQGLHESDHAETLYVKFDENRVALAEILAHFFRVIDPTSLNKQGNDVGRQYRSGIYYVSKDDLPVIESFIKIEQKKFKDKIVVEVAPLKNFVIAEEYHQDYLDKNPFGYCHIDLNLASKPLYDEAKFKPLSKEELKRNLSSEQYAVTQEAATERPFSSEYDKFDKKGIYVDITSGKPLFSSADKFDAGCGWPSFTKPITTTALSYSEDNSFMMKRVEVRSQNSDAHLGHVFEDGPSDRGGLRYCINGASLKFIPLEDMARLGYEEFIPYVK; encoded by the coding sequence ATGAAAAAGATATTAAATTTTCTCTTGGTTTTTATTGTATTTTTGGGTGTAAATTTGATGGCAAAAGATGAGTTTTTAAAGGAGCGGACAATGGCAGGGCAAAATTTGAAAGAAATTTATTTAGCAGGTGGCTGCTTTTGGGGCATACAGGGATATTTTAAAAAGATATTTGGTGTGGTGGATACGAAGGTGGGCTACGCAAATGGCAAGAGCGAGAGCACGAGCTACCAGGGGCTTCATGAGAGCGATCACGCCGAGACACTTTATGTGAAATTTGACGAAAACAGGGTCGCTTTAGCTGAAATTTTGGCTCATTTTTTTAGAGTAATCGACCCAACCTCGCTAAATAAACAGGGCAATGACGTCGGCAGGCAGTATAGAAGCGGGATTTACTATGTAAGCAAGGACGATCTGCCAGTCATTGAGAGCTTTATAAAGATCGAGCAAAAGAAATTTAAAGATAAGATCGTGGTTGAGGTAGCACCACTTAAGAATTTCGTCATTGCCGAGGAGTATCACCAGGACTATCTTGACAAAAACCCTTTTGGATACTGCCATATCGATCTAAATTTGGCGAGCAAGCCACTCTATGACGAGGCTAAATTTAAGCCGCTTAGCAAAGAGGAGCTAAAGAGAAATTTAAGCAGCGAGCAGTATGCCGTGACGCAGGAGGCGGCGACTGAGAGGCCATTTAGCAGCGAGTATGATAAATTTGACAAAAAGGGCATCTATGTCGATATCACCAGTGGCAAGCCGCTCTTTTCAAGCGCTGATAAATTTGACGCAGGGTGTGGCTGGCCAAGCTTTACAAAGCCTATCACGACAACGGCGCTTTCATATAGCGAGGACAACTCATTTATGATGAAAAGGGTTGAGGTGAGGTCTCAAAACAGCGACGCGCACCTTGGGCATGTCTTTGAAGATGGACCAAGTGATAGGGGTGGGCTAAGGTACTGCATAAATGGAGCTAGCCTTAAATTTATACCGCTTGAGGATATGGCTAGGCTTGGATACGAGGAGTTTATCCCATACGTCAAGTAG
- the ftsZ gene encoding cell division protein FtsZ, with the protein MSNSFTIEENKSLYSAKIKVVGVGGGGGNMINHIIRENPNLDIDLMIANTDAKALDNSPAHTKIQLGEKKTKGLGAGMRPEVGKEAAQESYEEIKSALETSDVVFIASGLGGGTGTGAAPVVAQAAKEIGALTVAVVTMPFSFEGKKRSKLADIGLSELRKESDSIVIIPNDRLLTLIDKKSGIKESFKMVDEVLARAVNGMCSIVLDSGVSDINLDFADVKTVMSHRGHALMGVGEAYGEGAAQEAIKNAIQSPLLDNMNINGALGVLVHFKMHPNCSLDDLHSAMSMIEEASDDDADVIFGTTTDENIEDNKVEVTIIATGFKGTEKESEEKKIAQEPENDLLNKNIVLKRRVSGGYNSDEYISQLDIPSYLRHQMD; encoded by the coding sequence ATGAGCAACAGTTTCACAATCGAAGAGAACAAGAGCCTATATAGCGCAAAGATAAAGGTAGTAGGCGTAGGTGGTGGTGGTGGTAATATGATAAACCACATCATAAGAGAGAATCCAAATTTAGACATCGATCTAATGATAGCAAATACGGACGCTAAGGCACTTGACAATTCTCCTGCACACACAAAGATACAGCTTGGTGAGAAAAAGACAAAAGGTCTTGGCGCTGGTATGAGACCAGAAGTTGGCAAAGAAGCCGCACAAGAGAGCTACGAAGAAATAAAAAGTGCTCTTGAGACTTCTGATGTTGTGTTTATCGCTTCAGGTCTTGGTGGTGGTACAGGCACAGGCGCTGCTCCAGTTGTTGCACAAGCTGCAAAAGAGATAGGTGCGCTAACAGTTGCTGTTGTGACTATGCCTTTTTCATTTGAGGGTAAAAAGCGCAGCAAGCTAGCTGACATCGGTCTAAGTGAGCTTAGAAAAGAGAGCGACTCTATCGTTATCATACCAAACGACAGACTTTTAACTTTGATAGATAAAAAATCAGGCATCAAAGAGAGCTTTAAAATGGTTGATGAAGTGCTTGCAAGAGCGGTAAATGGTATGTGCTCTATCGTGCTTGACTCTGGTGTTAGCGATATCAACCTCGACTTTGCTGACGTAAAAACAGTTATGAGCCATAGAGGTCATGCTTTGATGGGTGTTGGCGAGGCTTATGGCGAGGGTGCAGCTCAAGAAGCTATCAAAAATGCTATCCAATCACCACTACTTGATAACATGAATATAAACGGAGCGCTTGGCGTTTTAGTTCATTTTAAAATGCATCCAAACTGCTCACTTGATGATCTTCATAGCGCGATGTCAATGATCGAGGAGGCATCTGATGATGATGCTGATGTGATCTTTGGTACAACAACCGATGAAAACATAGAAGACAATAAAGTAGAAGTTACTATCATCGCAACTGGATTTAAAGGTACTGAAAAAGAAAGCGAAGAAAAAAAAATAGCCCAAGAGCCTGAAAACGATCTTCTAAATAAAAATATCGTTTTAAAAAGAAGAGTAAGCGGTGGATATAACAGTGATGAGTATATCTCTCAGCTAGATATCCCATCATATCTTCGTCACCAAATGGACTAA
- a CDS encoding FUSC family protein, whose product MEIIKKFKSFIRYYDPANFQLIYSLKAATTIAFNCFLCFYFFHLSGAIMAVNITMGIFFLGELECKDRSKFAFLLLYIALSCAFMPFVGPFISLGVWLSLIVFVWIFVVGISQIYSSNLNKILLAVNATGLVAFVTKAAVGLNVPDSIGGLILAGVLSIIIKFENFGKYGKFTKKSIGFLLDNAILSSKALGTSHFYASIADLMSSIDKSKEIFANKSLKIKDVKLVRNQAKALFYFYKVEEIALLLRTLGASFERIDDKALLNEVKNEIAYNLFELKKIFKNQTPKLKFDALNLAKNSNFKIFASSLGVLYDKFLLIKEGGEDKLSFNNTKKITLKEAFKKLNLKNEVLKESLRLAICMSIAIFIAQAMHINHGIWIAIAVMSLNKSDEDALKNAGRDSLLGGVIGFFIALAFVKFMGESYAFYVVVFIGMFLVYYLKSYKQIVFATAFMFEFTAIFSLIKRDFLALMVDRLLDVAAGFVIVFVTYLLTKKNDYTAIKNSLSSALIGFRNLVQISLNESNKDAFSTDEKGVLGSINELNYAIKVSKNLDDDNMKNAKFIASKLDDINSDLVKLRNYLNLDEPKEKNALQNDIKIISDRFLMLDKKIKKLPYYFISEIEAKLLCKDENVKKLILRVALKQNEIYSALSF is encoded by the coding sequence ATGGAAATAATTAAGAAATTTAAAAGCTTTATCCGCTACTACGACCCTGCAAATTTCCAGCTCATCTACTCGCTAAAAGCTGCTACAACCATCGCTTTTAACTGCTTTTTGTGCTTTTACTTCTTTCATCTAAGTGGCGCTATCATGGCTGTAAATATCACGATGGGTATATTTTTTCTTGGCGAGCTTGAGTGCAAGGATAGGAGCAAATTTGCATTTTTGCTGCTTTACATCGCGCTTTCTTGCGCTTTTATGCCCTTTGTTGGTCCATTTATCAGCCTTGGCGTTTGGCTCTCGCTTATCGTATTTGTCTGGATATTTGTGGTGGGCATTAGCCAAATTTATAGCTCAAATTTAAACAAAATTTTACTCGCTGTAAATGCAACAGGGCTAGTTGCCTTTGTGACAAAGGCCGCAGTTGGGCTAAATGTGCCTGATAGTATCGGCGGACTTATCTTGGCTGGCGTGCTAAGCATCATCATAAAATTTGAAAATTTTGGAAAATACGGCAAATTTACTAAAAAAAGCATCGGCTTTTTACTAGATAACGCCATCTTATCGAGCAAGGCGCTTGGCACGAGCCATTTTTACGCAAGTATCGCAGATTTGATGAGCTCGATTGATAAATCAAAAGAAATTTTCGCAAACAAAAGCCTAAAGATAAAAGATGTTAAGCTAGTTAGAAATCAAGCCAAAGCACTATTTTATTTTTATAAAGTTGAAGAGATCGCTCTTTTGCTTCGAACATTGGGCGCTTCGTTTGAAAGGATCGATGACAAAGCGCTTTTAAATGAGGTAAAAAATGAGATCGCTTACAACCTTTTTGAGCTTAAAAAAATTTTCAAAAATCAAACTCCAAAGCTAAAATTTGATGCGCTAAATTTAGCTAAAAACTCAAATTTTAAAATTTTTGCAAGCTCGCTTGGCGTGCTTTATGATAAATTTTTGCTTATAAAAGAGGGCGGCGAGGACAAACTCTCGTTTAACAACACAAAAAAGATCACGCTAAAAGAGGCGTTTAAAAAGCTAAATTTAAAAAATGAAGTATTAAAAGAGTCTTTAAGGCTTGCCATTTGCATGTCGATAGCCATTTTTATAGCGCAGGCGATGCATATAAATCATGGAATTTGGATCGCAATTGCCGTGATGAGCCTAAACAAAAGCGACGAAGATGCTTTAAAAAATGCTGGCAGAGATAGCCTTCTTGGCGGAGTTATCGGCTTTTTTATCGCGCTTGCTTTTGTGAAATTTATGGGTGAATCATACGCATTTTACGTGGTTGTCTTTATCGGTATGTTTTTGGTTTATTATCTAAAATCATACAAACAAATCGTCTTTGCAACGGCTTTTATGTTTGAATTTACAGCTATTTTTTCGCTTATAAAAAGAGATTTTTTAGCCCTTATGGTCGATAGACTGCTTGATGTGGCAGCTGGCTTTGTGATAGTTTTTGTCACATATCTGCTAACTAAGAAAAATGACTATACAGCGATAAAAAATAGCTTAAGCAGTGCCTTGATAGGTTTTAGAAATTTAGTGCAAATTTCTCTAAATGAGTCAAACAAAGATGCTTTTAGCACGGATGAAAAAGGGGTTTTAGGCTCGATAAATGAGCTAAACTACGCTATAAAAGTTAGTAAAAATTTAGACGATGATAATATGAAAAATGCAAAATTTATAGCTAGTAAGCTTGATGATATAAATAGCGATCTGGTTAAGCTTAGAAATTATCTAAATTTAGACGAGCCAAAAGAGAAAAACGCCTTGCAAAATGATATAAAAATCATCTCAGATAGGTTTTTGATGCTAGATAAAAAGATCAAAAAACTTCCATATTATTTCATAAGCGAGATAGAAGCGAAGCTGCTTTGCAAAGATGAAAACGTTAAAAAGCTAATTTTACGAGTTGCTTTAAAACAAAATGAAATTTACTCAGCGCTCTCTTTTTGA
- a CDS encoding peptidase M50, with the protein MLLNTYAPPFKLVGGYFIAGIFFLALSVPAFFYADFEAISSLNTAGFLHIFFVGFAISIIIGALYQLTSVILEKPFFTVKGAILNLVIFCLSLLAMSYAMIFGEARILQISGVFLFGTLLFFGSTYALSFMDNQKRSFAAFALFASAIFLLVGITLGFCLVMILGGTLMLDFTMTLKFHVYFVLGFVFFVILGAASVLLPMFALAHDLKFTLSKASLVSYILAGVLLAVDENLAIFAVVVAALLFIAQAFYILKKRVRKAYDYWNVNIALSLLALLCAAIFMVFEKLNLAAFFMIYGFLFAFIVAHLYKIAPFLIWYHYVAPFVGKVKVPLLDAMILKKAAYFAIAFNAISLVCYPLAVSFEMRNLVYASMIFMALSIILLAINMINVFKFTGFKG; encoded by the coding sequence ATGCTTCTAAACACTTATGCGCCGCCATTTAAGCTAGTTGGCGGCTACTTTATCGCTGGCATTTTTTTCTTAGCGCTAAGCGTCCCGGCCTTTTTTTACGCTGATTTTGAGGCGATTAGCTCGCTAAATACGGCTGGCTTTTTGCATATATTTTTTGTTGGCTTTGCGATAAGCATCATCATCGGAGCGCTCTATCAGCTAACCTCAGTCATCTTAGAAAAACCATTTTTCACGGTAAAAGGGGCTATTTTAAATTTAGTCATCTTTTGTCTGTCGCTGCTTGCTATGAGCTATGCGATGATATTTGGCGAGGCTAGGATTTTGCAAATCAGCGGAGTTTTTCTCTTTGGCACGCTTCTCTTTTTTGGCTCGACCTATGCGCTAAGCTTTATGGATAATCAAAAAAGAAGCTTTGCGGCCTTTGCACTCTTTGCCTCGGCGATATTTTTGTTAGTTGGCATAACGCTTGGATTTTGCCTAGTGATGATACTTGGCGGCACACTTATGCTTGATTTTACTATGACGCTAAAATTTCACGTATATTTCGTGCTTGGCTTTGTTTTTTTTGTAATACTTGGAGCTGCAAGCGTGCTTTTACCGATGTTTGCTTTGGCGCATGATCTTAAATTTACACTTAGCAAGGCTTCGCTTGTCTCTTATATTTTGGCTGGGGTTTTGCTGGCGGTTGATGAAAATTTAGCCATTTTTGCAGTGGTTGTGGCAGCTTTGCTTTTTATAGCTCAGGCGTTTTATATCTTAAAAAAGCGCGTGAGAAAGGCGTATGACTACTGGAATGTAAATATCGCTCTTTCGCTGCTTGCCTTGCTTTGTGCTGCTATTTTTATGGTTTTTGAAAAGCTAAATTTGGCTGCATTTTTTATGATATATGGCTTTTTGTTTGCCTTTATCGTGGCTCATCTTTATAAGATCGCGCCATTTCTTATCTGGTATCACTACGTGGCACCCTTTGTTGGCAAGGTAAAAGTGCCGCTGCTCGATGCGATGATACTAAAAAAGGCCGCATATTTTGCTATAGCATTTAATGCCATTTCGCTTGTGTGCTACCCTTTGGCGGTTAGCTTTGAGATGAGAAATTTGGTCTATGCAAGTATGATTTTTATGGCTTTAAGCATCATTTTGCTTGCTATAAATATGATAAATGTTTTTAAATTTACTGGTTTTAAAGGATAA
- a CDS encoding peptidylprolyl isomerase, whose amino-acid sequence MLSWMQKHKKYLVVTIWVSTIAFVGAGFVGWGAYDLNSNRATSVAKVGHRNISVQELQQKYDRLYQYYNNVFEGKLTQEKAEELGLENAALQAAIQENLLLNFADDIGLSVNKDDVLKYIIVDPTFQKDGVFDKNLYYDVLRRARINPTDFEDNLKLTILLDKLRTILNLPASKEDIAMMEASFFMQDKLAVQVVNADQNEIKVDEKELKDLWEINKNNYMTKTLYGIDTYFVESEKSDANESVLKSYYNENQDKYKGSDDKIKPFSEVKAEVNKDYNIEQSKTNALEKYVAVKKAELATNGFISVNEDNATFSLDEIKGAKVGEVIKPFIYKDGYLIARVKSITPPQPMSFEQARANVLEIYKSKKEKEILTAKAKDTLQNFKGTDVGFVSREVNGSIAGLNESDTRAFVSQLFDTNNTKGYVILDDKAVVYDILEQRLLTNNINNNYKQITQQNVAMLKNNELIKDLTNKLLKYYEVKEYVKR is encoded by the coding sequence ATGTTATCTTGGATGCAAAAACATAAAAAATACCTAGTCGTGACAATTTGGGTAAGCACGATAGCTTTTGTCGGTGCTGGTTTTGTCGGCTGGGGCGCATACGATCTAAACAGCAACAGAGCTACTTCAGTAGCTAAAGTAGGACATAGAAATATAAGCGTTCAAGAGTTGCAACAAAAATACGATAGGTTATATCAGTACTACAACAATGTATTTGAAGGCAAATTAACTCAAGAAAAAGCTGAAGAGTTAGGCTTAGAAAATGCTGCACTTCAAGCTGCGATTCAAGAAAATTTACTACTGAATTTTGCAGACGACATCGGTCTTAGCGTTAATAAAGACGATGTTTTAAAATATATAATCGTCGATCCAACATTTCAAAAAGACGGCGTTTTTGACAAAAATTTATACTACGATGTGCTAAGAAGAGCTAGGATAAACCCAACTGATTTTGAAGACAATCTAAAACTAACTATCTTACTAGATAAACTTAGAACTATTTTAAATTTACCTGCAAGCAAAGAAGATATCGCCATGATGGAAGCTAGCTTTTTCATGCAAGATAAATTAGCTGTGCAAGTAGTAAATGCTGATCAAAACGAGATCAAAGTAGATGAGAAAGAGCTAAAAGATCTTTGGGAGATAAATAAAAATAACTATATGACAAAGACACTTTATGGCATAGATACATACTTTGTCGAGTCAGAAAAAAGCGATGCAAACGAAAGCGTTTTAAAATCTTACTATAACGAGAACCAAGATAAATATAAGGGTTCTGATGACAAGATAAAACCTTTTAGCGAGGTAAAAGCTGAAGTTAATAAAGACTACAACATAGAGCAAAGTAAAACTAATGCTTTAGAAAAGTATGTCGCTGTTAAAAAAGCTGAACTTGCAACTAATGGTTTTATAAGTGTAAATGAAGACAACGCTACTTTTTCACTTGATGAGATAAAGGGTGCAAAAGTTGGTGAAGTGATAAAACCATTTATCTATAAAGATGGCTATTTAATAGCTAGAGTAAAAAGCATAACTCCTCCACAACCTATGAGTTTTGAGCAAGCAAGAGCCAATGTGCTTGAAATTTATAAAAGTAAAAAAGAAAAAGAAATTTTAACAGCAAAAGCAAAAGATACTCTACAAAACTTCAAAGGCACAGATGTTGGCTTTGTTAGCAGAGAGGTAAATGGCTCTATTGCGGGCTTAAATGAGAGCGATACAAGAGCTTTTGTATCTCAACTTTTTGACACTAACAACACAAAAGGCTATGTTATATTAGATGACAAAGCCGTAGTATACGATATTTTGGAACAAAGATTGCTTACTAACAATATAAATAACAACTATAAGCAAATAACACAACAAAATGTTGCGATGCTTAAAAACAACGAGTTAATAAAAGATTTAACAAATAAACTTCTAAAATATTATGAAGTTAAAGAATATGTCAAAAGGTAA
- a CDS encoding metal-sulfur cluster assembly factor: MKEKIYDALSNIVDPEVGFDIVSLGLIYDASCDENGKAKVTMTLSTKSCPLHEMILGWVETAVLGVEGVKECEIDLVWEPEWNIQMASDFVKAQLGVN; encoded by the coding sequence ATGAAAGAAAAAATTTATGATGCTCTGTCAAATATCGTCGATCCCGAGGTTGGCTTTGACATCGTTTCGCTTGGACTGATATATGATGCGAGCTGCGATGAAAACGGCAAAGCAAAGGTGACGATGACGCTTTCAACTAAGTCATGCCCGCTTCATGAGATGATACTTGGCTGGGTTGAAACGGCTGTGCTTGGCGTGGAGGGTGTGAAAGAGTGTGAGATCGACCTAGTTTGGGAGCCTGAGTGGAATATCCAAATGGCAAGCGACTTTGTAAAAGCACAACTTGGAGTGAATTAA